CTCGGGCGAGGGGAACCTCAGCTTTCTCGACTCGCTTTTTATGGCGACTTCCGCCGTCTGCGTCACCGGACTTTCCGTGATCAATACGGGAGCGCATCTGTCGGCCTTTGGAGAAATCGTTCTGATTGTGCTGATCCAAGTCGGCGGGCTAGGGTTCATGACGATGTCCACGCTGATTGCGCTCGTGCTGCGCCGCCGCATCTCTCTGCAGGAGCGTCTCGTGCTGAAGGAGGCGATGAACAGCGAGTCGACGGAAGGGCTCGTGCGCCTTGTCCGCAAAGTGCTGCTGTACGCCCTGGTCATCGAACTGGCAGGAGCATTGCTGCTTGCGGTTCGCTGGTCCTTCGAGATGCCTGTCGGACAGGCGTTATACTTCGGCGTGTTTCACAGCATCTCGATTTTCAACAACGCCGGGTTCGATCTGTTCGGAAGCATCCCGGACAGACCGGGCAGCCTCATTCATTATGCCGAAGATCCGTTCATCAATATCGTTTCGATGGCTCTCATCTTTTTGGGGGGGATCGGGTTTATCGTCATTTCCGACCTGCTGACATACCCGAAAAACAAGAAACTTACCCTGCACAGCAAAGTGGTTCTCAGCGCTTCCGCCGCTCTCATTTTGATAGGAACGCTTGTCATTTTGCTGTTCGAGTATACCAATCCCGCTACATTGCAGCCATTGTCCGCAACCGGCAAAGGGCTC
The window above is part of the Paenibacillus hamazuiensis genome. Proteins encoded here:
- a CDS encoding TrkH family potassium uptake protein encodes the protein MFKRSGKKLRLNPPQVLAIGFMLMITVGAVLLRLPVSSSGEGNLSFLDSLFMATSAVCVTGLSVINTGAHLSAFGEIVLIVLIQVGGLGFMTMSTLIALVLRRRISLQERLVLKEAMNSESTEGLVRLVRKVLLYALVIELAGALLLAVRWSFEMPVGQALYFGVFHSISIFNNAGFDLFGSIPDRPGSLIHYAEDPFINIVSMALIFLGGIGFIVISDLLTYPKNKKLTLHSKVVLSASAALILIGTLVILLFEYTNPATLQPLSATGKGLGAMLQSVSSRSAGVSTVDIGLMRQATQFFIIIMMFIGAAPGSSGGGIKVTTFVILIGAMLAMVQGKEDIVLFRRSVPKDRIYKAITFALLSFFLVVLSAMILSTTESYPFLGILFEVTSAYATAGMSMGLTAQLTDFGKVFIIILMFVGRLGPVSLAYTLTPTPKKEPYRYPEGKITIG